Proteins from one bacterium genomic window:
- the dnaX gene encoding DNA polymerase III subunit gamma/tau — protein sequence MSYLVLARKWRPQNFEQLIGQQHVTTTLRNAIRSKRIAHAYLFSGARGVGKTSAARVLAKALNCAEGPTETPCNKCPSCVEITGSRSIDVLEIDGASNRGIDEIRDLRENVKYTPTQGKYKIYIIDEVHMLTKEAFNALLKTLEEPPAHAIFIFATTEIHKVPITILSRCQRFDFRKVEVSVVVDYVKRMLEGEEVQATDDCLYLVAQKSEGSMRDAISLLDQLISYGGQKLTAEDARQVLGLVDEALFFKTVDLIRSRDQAGLLELVEQVSSGGYDLQEFALGLLAHFRKLMVIAAGQPGIALSDVPADARENYLKQAGGIQGRDLLRMVRILVETETTMKRSSQSRLVLEAACLRLSDLDETVKIEELINGLGGDNGPEPNPRPAQNSGRDEVKPTGLKSAAVAPPLVRQPPAAVYAAPPVREELKAAPAVLNGDFESLWKDLVSSIKNRNMLLGTCLEAARPVGISDGRLTVIYGANSKFFTDSLENKTNQTMLDEETFRLWGQKLKLSCQVSQETGPAAGGLPVRASLKDETDRRRNQALGSAKIKGFLDQVEGEVL from the coding sequence ATGTCGTATCTCGTCTTAGCCCGCAAGTGGCGGCCCCAGAATTTTGAACAGCTGATCGGCCAGCAGCACGTTACCACCACCTTGCGCAATGCCATCAGATCCAAGCGCATCGCCCACGCCTACCTGTTCTCCGGGGCCCGGGGGGTGGGCAAGACCTCGGCCGCCCGGGTGCTGGCCAAGGCGTTGAACTGCGCCGAAGGCCCCACCGAGACCCCCTGCAACAAGTGCCCCTCCTGCGTGGAGATCACCGGCTCCCGCAGCATCGACGTGCTGGAGATAGACGGAGCCTCCAACCGTGGCATCGACGAGATCCGCGACCTGAGGGAGAACGTCAAATACACCCCCACCCAGGGCAAGTACAAGATCTACATCATAGACGAAGTCCACATGCTGACCAAGGAGGCCTTCAACGCCCTGCTGAAGACGCTGGAGGAGCCCCCGGCCCATGCCATCTTCATCTTTGCCACCACCGAGATCCACAAGGTTCCCATCACCATCCTGTCCCGCTGCCAGCGCTTCGACTTCCGCAAGGTGGAGGTATCGGTAGTGGTGGATTACGTCAAAAGAATGCTGGAGGGCGAGGAGGTCCAGGCCACGGACGACTGCCTGTACCTGGTGGCCCAGAAATCAGAAGGCTCGATGCGCGACGCCATCAGCCTGCTGGACCAGCTGATCTCCTACGGCGGCCAGAAGCTGACGGCCGAGGACGCCCGGCAGGTGCTGGGCCTGGTGGACGAGGCCCTGTTCTTCAAGACCGTGGACCTGATCCGGAGCAGGGACCAGGCCGGCCTGCTGGAACTGGTGGAACAGGTTTCCTCCGGCGGCTACGACCTGCAGGAATTTGCCCTGGGTCTTTTGGCCCACTTCCGCAAGCTGATGGTGATAGCGGCCGGCCAGCCTGGCATAGCGCTGTCCGACGTCCCGGCCGATGCCCGGGAGAATTATCTGAAACAGGCCGGCGGGATCCAGGGCCGCGATCTGCTGCGGATGGTAAGGATACTGGTGGAAACAGAGACCACCATGAAGCGAAGCAGCCAGTCCCGGCTGGTGCTGGAAGCGGCCTGCTTAAGGCTTTCTGACCTGGACGAGACCGTCAAAATCGAGGAACTGATAAACGGTTTGGGAGGGGATAACGGCCCGGAACCAAACCCCAGGCCGGCGCAGAACAGCGGCAGGGATGAGGTAAAACCAACCGGCTTGAAAAGCGCGGCGGTTGCACCTCCCTTGGTCCGACAGCCCCCGGCTGCGGTCTATGCCGCCCCCCCGGTCAGGGAAGAGCTTAAAGCTGCGCCCGCGGTCTTGAACGGTGATTTTGAAAGCCTGTGGAAGGACCTGGTATCATCCATCAAAAACCGCAACATGCTTCTGGGGACCTGTCTGGAAGCGGCCAGGCCCGTGGGCATCAGCGACGGACGGCTGACAGTTATCTACGGCGCCAATTCCAAATTCTTCACCGATTCCCTGGAGAACAAGACCAACCAGACCATGCTGGACGAGGAAACTTTCCGCCTATGGGGCCAGAAGCTAAAGCTGTCCTGCCAGGTGTCACAGGAAACGGGGCCGGCGGCCGGCGGCCTGCCGGTGCGGGCCAGCCTAAAGGACGAGACCGACCGGCGCCGGAACCAGGCGCTGGGCTCGGCCAAGATCAAGGGCTTTTTGGACCAGGTGGAAGGCGAAGTTTTATAA
- a CDS encoding glycosyltransferase family 9 protein: MRIPKTEKIFKKALIGLFSAFLPDVLYSPDQVDLGSVKSILVIRQHDQLGDLILTTPVYRALRQRFPQAKITVLARYYTNSVLQNNPNIDQVLVYPEKLKLATPQRLFQLFHGLRQAYDLCIVLNTVSHSLSSDVLCLLSGARYRLGTAEMPFYDFRPNLFYNVLSAPSVSPIHETKRSLLILEHLGITTGDLSEEVCLTPEEKEQGQKVLWDHHLVPEKTIGLNLGAYNTPNRWPYQKYAALADWLAGELGFQVAVFWGPREDDLGERFLGAVNAKVTPLPGLDIRQLAGVISQLRLVVCNNTGIMHLSAAVGAPTFAIFGLYDPELWRPLNKDFYGVRGLDKTCTSAELEVVQSGIKRMLERQK, translated from the coding sequence ATGCGCATACCCAAAACTGAAAAAATATTCAAGAAGGCCCTGATCGGCCTTTTCTCTGCCTTCCTGCCAGACGTGCTTTATTCCCCGGACCAGGTGGACCTTGGTTCGGTCAAAAGCATCCTGGTGATCCGGCAGCACGACCAGCTGGGCGACCTGATACTTACCACCCCGGTCTACCGGGCCTTAAGGCAAAGATTCCCCCAAGCCAAAATAACCGTTTTGGCCCGCTATTATACCAACTCCGTCCTGCAGAACAACCCCAATATCGACCAGGTGCTGGTCTATCCGGAAAAGCTTAAACTGGCCACGCCCCAAAGGCTGTTCCAGCTGTTCCATGGCCTGCGGCAGGCCTACGACCTGTGCATCGTCCTGAATACGGTTTCCCACTCGCTTTCCAGCGATGTACTTTGCCTGCTGTCCGGGGCTCGCTACCGGCTGGGGACGGCGGAAATGCCGTTCTATGATTTCCGGCCCAACCTGTTTTACAATGTGCTGTCTGCTCCGTCAGTTTCGCCCATTCACGAAACAAAACGCAGCCTTTTGATCCTAGAGCACCTGGGGATCACCACCGGCGACCTGTCGGAAGAGGTCTGCCTGACTCCGGAGGAGAAGGAGCAGGGCCAGAAGGTGCTGTGGGACCACCACCTGGTTCCGGAGAAGACCATCGGCCTGAACCTGGGCGCCTACAACACGCCGAACCGGTGGCCTTACCAGAAGTACGCGGCCCTGGCCGACTGGCTGGCCGGAGAACTGGGATTCCAGGTGGCCGTGTTCTGGGGGCCGCGCGAGGACGACCTGGGCGAGCGGTTCCTGGGGGCGGTCAACGCCAAGGTGACACCCCTGCCCGGCCTGGACATCCGGCAGCTGGCCGGGGTCATCAGCCAGCTGCGGCTGGTGGTGTGCAATAATACCGGCATCATGCATCTTTCGGCGGCGGTGGGCGCGCCCACCTTTGCCATCTTTGGCCTGTACGACCCCGAGCTGTGGCGGCCGTTGAACAAGGATTTCTATGGGGTCCGGGGATTGGACAAGACCTGCACTTCGGCCGAGTTGGAGGTGGTGCAGTCGGGGATAAAGAGGATGCTGGAGAGACAGAAATAA